From one Humulus lupulus chromosome 8, drHumLupu1.1, whole genome shotgun sequence genomic stretch:
- the LOC133794399 gene encoding ribonucleases P/MRP protein subunit POP1 isoform X3, with translation MGTNGGTKRLQLSAPSQPPQKINVQKFAESRTGELESLHSIVGNRLEGDFRSRRSKRRRTTSFNSKAAKRRRKVQGRNLDDEKKKNKNDNENISIPRRIRRRAQMRINPEEGFSVSQDGTKRLRTHVWYAKRFTMTKLWGYYLPLGLHGSGRGSRALLKWFRNAVLIHDASYNVAVQLEGPEGSLLSILSTVLVPSPSVCPGDVSNSVISGAIYDYAVLHHIGAPVSKPIAPVTYMWRPCSLRNRDGDDASINGLGSMKPEITESRSSFRQLWVWIHASAFDEGYGALKFACEKEMEEKDILIHCFSREGQLAKLEVMGSKAFELLQKALPVTWISEDSQQVEKHSVAEADNGSQLRKNCVLQNEDHISSKAMLSLSVMDPRTITKKGMIPNVPEAVSNDMPCDIPGNEIGEHTGIAEISDRCKESFPLSSEPGSNGTLTSRNLWDASSGVIPPVEESILCKEKHELQKKFFFLDGPTSTEVQCSRCCPTMLLKDKNKEGLAIGWSVVLPLSWVRAFWVPLVSKGAHAIGLREKHWVACEVGLPCFPSDFPDCNAYSSLKATEAVASNLKEELHPLSTRPLRVPILPPWDSVRVTLNRLLTTVGDPIICREGKHDDSNSTSNMDSASCDARLHGHCTSLDSFVARTSSLLTNFLNEVKGDHLLLFPRIANKKKSFSKVAKDESKLGQGQNGITNIIWNRKLCFLRVLLRAYKEGSFEEGAVICAPRPTDISLWTLSEH, from the exons ATGGGCACTAATGGTGGAACCAAAAGGTTGCAACTTTCTGCCCCATCCCAGCCGCCGCAAAAGATCAACGTTCAGAAATTCGCGGAGTCGCGAACCGGCGAACTCGAGTCCCTCCACTCGATCGTGGGCAATCGTTTAGAAGGAGATTTCAGGTCTCGGCGGAGCAAGAGAAGGCGAACCACCTCCTTCAATAGCAAAGCCGCTAAGAGAAGGCGTAAAGTGCAGGGAAGGAACTTAGACgatgaaaagaagaaaaataaaaatgacaaCGAAAATATCAGCATTCCTCGTCGTATTCGTCGGAGAGCTCAAATGAGAATAAACCCTGAAGAGGGTTTTTCTGTTTCACAGGACGGGACAAAGAGGCTTAGGACCCACGTGTGGTATGCGAAGAGGTTCACCATGACAAAGCTCTGGGGTTATTATCTACCTCTGGGTCTTCACGGCAG TGGAAGGGGTTCTAGAGCTCTGTTGAAGTGGTTCAGAAATGCAGTTCTCATTCATGATGCAAGCTATAATGTTGCTGTTCAATTGGAGGGTCCCGAG GGTTCTTTATTGTCAATTCTAAGCACGGTGCTGGTGCCTTCTCCATCGGTTTGTCCTGGTGATGTTTCTAATTCTGTCATTTCTGGTGCCATCTATGATTATGCAGTG CTTCACCATATTGGTGCACCAGTTTCTAAGCCAATCGCTCCTGTAACATATATGTGGCGACCTTGTTCCTTGAGAAACAGGGATGGTGATGATGCTTCTATTAATGGTCTAGGATCTATGAAACCAGAGATTACAGAGTCCAGGTCTTCTTTTCGTCAACTTTGGGTCTGGATACACGCTTCTGCTTTTGATGAAGGATATGGTGCTCTTAAATTTGCTTGCGAGAAAGAG ATGGAAGAGAAGGACATATTGATCCATTGTTTTTCACGTGAGGGTCAGCTTGCAAAATTAGAAGTAATGGGATCAAAGGCATTTGAACTTCTTCAAAAGGCATTACCTGTTACTTG GATATCAGAGGATTCTCAGCAAGTAGAGAAACATTCAGTCGCTGAAGCTGACAATGGTTCTCAACTTAGAAAGAATTGTGTACTTCAAAATGAGGATCACATATCTTCTAAAGCAATGTTATCTCTTAGTGTCATGGATCCTCGAACAATAACAAAGAAAGGAATGATTCCTAATGTTCCAGAGGCAGTATCTAATGACATGCCTTGTGATATTCCAGGGAATGAAATTGGAGAACATACTGGCATAGCAGAAATTTCAGACAGGTGTAAAGAGTCATTCCCATTGAGCTCTGAACCTGGCAGCAATGGCACACTCACTAGCAGAAATTTGTGGGATGCTAGCTCTGGTGTCATTCCTCCTGTAGAAGAGAGTATTCTTTGCAAGGAGAAACATGAGCtgcaaaagaaattttttttcctTGATGGTCCAACTTCAACTGAGGTGCAATGCTCTAGATGTTGCCCTACTATGCTTCTCAAAGATAAGAACAAGGAGGGACTAGCTATTGG CTGGTCTGTTGTACTCCCCCTAAGTTGGGTCAGGGCGTTTTGGGTTCCTCTGGTCTCTAAGGGTGCTCATGCAATTGGTTTGAGGGAGAAGCACTGGGTTGCATGTGAA GTCGGTTTGCCTTGTTTTCCTTCAGATTTTCCAGATTGCAATGCTTATTCAAGCCTGAAAGCAACTGAAGCTGTTGCCTCTAATCTTAAAGAGGAACTTCACCCTTTATCAACACGGCCCTTGAGGGTTCCCATTCTACCACCATGGGATAGTGTCCGAGTAACTCTAAACAGACTACTCACGACAGTTGGAGATCCTATAATTTGTAGGGAAGGAAAACATGACGACAGTAATTCAACATCAAATATGGATAGTGCATCTTGTGACGCTAGATTACATGGTCACTGTACTTCACTAGACAGTTTTGTAGCAAGGACGTCTTCTTTGTTGACTAATTTCTTGAATGAAGTCAAAGGGGATCATTTGCTTCTATTTCCTCGAATAGCAAATAAGAAGAAATCATTTTCAAAGGTTGCGAAGGATGAAAGCAAGCTTGGGCAGGGTCAAAATGGAATTACCAACATTATTTGGAATCGTAAACTATGTTTCCTAAGGGTTCTTCTTCGGGCATACAAGGAAGGTTCTTTTGAAGAGGGGGCAGTTATTTGTGCACCTCGTCCCACTGATATATCATTGTGGACTTTAAG TGAACATTGA
- the LOC133794399 gene encoding ribonucleases P/MRP protein subunit POP1 isoform X1, whose protein sequence is MGTNGGTKRLQLSAPSQPPQKINVQKFAESRTGELESLHSIVGNRLEGDFRSRRSKRRRTTSFNSKAAKRRRKVQGRNLDDEKKKNKNDNENISIPRRIRRRAQMRINPEEGFSVSQDGTKRLRTHVWYAKRFTMTKLWGYYLPLGLHGSGRGSRALLKWFRNAVLIHDASYNVAVQLEGPEGSLLSILSTVLVPSPSVCPGDVSNSVISGAIYDYAVLHHIGAPVSKPIAPVTYMWRPCSLRNRDGDDASINGLGSMKPEITESRSSFRQLWVWIHASAFDEGYGALKFACEKEMEEKDILIHCFSREGQLAKLEVMGSKAFELLQKALPVTWISEDSQQVEKHSVAEADNGSQLRKNCVLQNEDHISSKAMLSLSVMDPRTITKKGMIPNVPEAVSNDMPCDIPGNEIGEHTGIAEISDRCKESFPLSSEPGSNGTLTSRNLWDASSGVIPPVEESILCKEKHELQKKFFFLDGPTSTEVQCSRCCPTMLLKDKNKEGLAIGWSVVLPLSWVRAFWVPLVSKGAHAIGLREKHWVACEVGLPCFPSDFPDCNAYSSLKATEAVASNLKEELHPLSTRPLRVPILPPWDSVRVTLNRLLTTVGDPIICREGKHDDSNSTSNMDSASCDARLHGHCTSLDSFVARTSSLLTNFLNEVKGDHLLLFPRIANKKKSFSKVAKDESKLGQGQNGITNIIWNRKLCFLRVLLRAYKEGSFEEGAVICAPRPTDISLWTLSSVNIEGGLQIPQSAVTSYFKEESSGKWELQMPEDTTASESHRMPVGFVTTGFVRGSKKPMAEAFCEAVLLAHLRKEQWDDPEVKRRKKEIYVLVRNLRSTAYRLALATIVLEHQVEDVEFL, encoded by the exons ATGGGCACTAATGGTGGAACCAAAAGGTTGCAACTTTCTGCCCCATCCCAGCCGCCGCAAAAGATCAACGTTCAGAAATTCGCGGAGTCGCGAACCGGCGAACTCGAGTCCCTCCACTCGATCGTGGGCAATCGTTTAGAAGGAGATTTCAGGTCTCGGCGGAGCAAGAGAAGGCGAACCACCTCCTTCAATAGCAAAGCCGCTAAGAGAAGGCGTAAAGTGCAGGGAAGGAACTTAGACgatgaaaagaagaaaaataaaaatgacaaCGAAAATATCAGCATTCCTCGTCGTATTCGTCGGAGAGCTCAAATGAGAATAAACCCTGAAGAGGGTTTTTCTGTTTCACAGGACGGGACAAAGAGGCTTAGGACCCACGTGTGGTATGCGAAGAGGTTCACCATGACAAAGCTCTGGGGTTATTATCTACCTCTGGGTCTTCACGGCAG TGGAAGGGGTTCTAGAGCTCTGTTGAAGTGGTTCAGAAATGCAGTTCTCATTCATGATGCAAGCTATAATGTTGCTGTTCAATTGGAGGGTCCCGAG GGTTCTTTATTGTCAATTCTAAGCACGGTGCTGGTGCCTTCTCCATCGGTTTGTCCTGGTGATGTTTCTAATTCTGTCATTTCTGGTGCCATCTATGATTATGCAGTG CTTCACCATATTGGTGCACCAGTTTCTAAGCCAATCGCTCCTGTAACATATATGTGGCGACCTTGTTCCTTGAGAAACAGGGATGGTGATGATGCTTCTATTAATGGTCTAGGATCTATGAAACCAGAGATTACAGAGTCCAGGTCTTCTTTTCGTCAACTTTGGGTCTGGATACACGCTTCTGCTTTTGATGAAGGATATGGTGCTCTTAAATTTGCTTGCGAGAAAGAG ATGGAAGAGAAGGACATATTGATCCATTGTTTTTCACGTGAGGGTCAGCTTGCAAAATTAGAAGTAATGGGATCAAAGGCATTTGAACTTCTTCAAAAGGCATTACCTGTTACTTG GATATCAGAGGATTCTCAGCAAGTAGAGAAACATTCAGTCGCTGAAGCTGACAATGGTTCTCAACTTAGAAAGAATTGTGTACTTCAAAATGAGGATCACATATCTTCTAAAGCAATGTTATCTCTTAGTGTCATGGATCCTCGAACAATAACAAAGAAAGGAATGATTCCTAATGTTCCAGAGGCAGTATCTAATGACATGCCTTGTGATATTCCAGGGAATGAAATTGGAGAACATACTGGCATAGCAGAAATTTCAGACAGGTGTAAAGAGTCATTCCCATTGAGCTCTGAACCTGGCAGCAATGGCACACTCACTAGCAGAAATTTGTGGGATGCTAGCTCTGGTGTCATTCCTCCTGTAGAAGAGAGTATTCTTTGCAAGGAGAAACATGAGCtgcaaaagaaattttttttcctTGATGGTCCAACTTCAACTGAGGTGCAATGCTCTAGATGTTGCCCTACTATGCTTCTCAAAGATAAGAACAAGGAGGGACTAGCTATTGG CTGGTCTGTTGTACTCCCCCTAAGTTGGGTCAGGGCGTTTTGGGTTCCTCTGGTCTCTAAGGGTGCTCATGCAATTGGTTTGAGGGAGAAGCACTGGGTTGCATGTGAA GTCGGTTTGCCTTGTTTTCCTTCAGATTTTCCAGATTGCAATGCTTATTCAAGCCTGAAAGCAACTGAAGCTGTTGCCTCTAATCTTAAAGAGGAACTTCACCCTTTATCAACACGGCCCTTGAGGGTTCCCATTCTACCACCATGGGATAGTGTCCGAGTAACTCTAAACAGACTACTCACGACAGTTGGAGATCCTATAATTTGTAGGGAAGGAAAACATGACGACAGTAATTCAACATCAAATATGGATAGTGCATCTTGTGACGCTAGATTACATGGTCACTGTACTTCACTAGACAGTTTTGTAGCAAGGACGTCTTCTTTGTTGACTAATTTCTTGAATGAAGTCAAAGGGGATCATTTGCTTCTATTTCCTCGAATAGCAAATAAGAAGAAATCATTTTCAAAGGTTGCGAAGGATGAAAGCAAGCTTGGGCAGGGTCAAAATGGAATTACCAACATTATTTGGAATCGTAAACTATGTTTCCTAAGGGTTCTTCTTCGGGCATACAAGGAAGGTTCTTTTGAAGAGGGGGCAGTTATTTGTGCACCTCGTCCCACTGATATATCATTGTGGACTTTAAG TTCAGTGAACATTGAGGGAGGACTTCAAATCCCCCAGTCTGCTGTAACATCATACTTCAAAGAAGAGTCTTCTGGCAAATGGGAACTTCAGATGCCAGAAGATACTACTGCAAGTGAATCTCATCGAATGCCAGTGGGCTTCGTCACAACTGGATTTGTCAGGGGGAG CAAGAAGCCAATGGCAGAAGCATTTTGTGAGGCGGTGTTACTTGCTCACCTTCGAAAAGAGCAATGGGATGATCCGGAAGTAAAGCGAAGAAAGAAAGAGATATATGTTCTTGTCCGGAATCTCCGATCCACAGCATATAGACTTGCTCTGGCCACTATTGTTCTGGAACATCAGGTTGAAGATGTAGAATTCCTGTGA
- the LOC133794399 gene encoding ribonucleases P/MRP protein subunit POP1 isoform X2, which yields MGTNGGTKRLQLSAPSQPPQKINVQKFAESRTGELESLHSIVGNRLEGDFRSRRSKRRRTTSFNSKAAKRRRKVQGRNLDDEKKKNKNDNENISIPRRIRRRAQMRINPEEGFSVSQDGTKRLRTHVWYAKRFTMTKLWGYYLPLGLHGSGRGSRALLKWFRNAVLIHDASYNVAVQLEGPEGSLLSILSTVLVPSPSVCPGDVSNSVISGAIYDYAVLHHIGAPVSKPIAPVTYMWRPCSLRNRDGDDASINGLGSMKPEITESRSSFRQLWVWIHASAFDEGYGALKFACEKEMEEKDILIHCFSREGQLAKLEVMGSKAFELLQKALPVTWISEDSQQVEKHSVAEADNGSQLRKNCVLQNEDHISSKAMLSLSVMDPRTITKKGMIPNVPGNEIGEHTGIAEISDRCKESFPLSSEPGSNGTLTSRNLWDASSGVIPPVEESILCKEKHELQKKFFFLDGPTSTEVQCSRCCPTMLLKDKNKEGLAIGWSVVLPLSWVRAFWVPLVSKGAHAIGLREKHWVACEVGLPCFPSDFPDCNAYSSLKATEAVASNLKEELHPLSTRPLRVPILPPWDSVRVTLNRLLTTVGDPIICREGKHDDSNSTSNMDSASCDARLHGHCTSLDSFVARTSSLLTNFLNEVKGDHLLLFPRIANKKKSFSKVAKDESKLGQGQNGITNIIWNRKLCFLRVLLRAYKEGSFEEGAVICAPRPTDISLWTLSSVNIEGGLQIPQSAVTSYFKEESSGKWELQMPEDTTASESHRMPVGFVTTGFVRGSKKPMAEAFCEAVLLAHLRKEQWDDPEVKRRKKEIYVLVRNLRSTAYRLALATIVLEHQVEDVEFL from the exons ATGGGCACTAATGGTGGAACCAAAAGGTTGCAACTTTCTGCCCCATCCCAGCCGCCGCAAAAGATCAACGTTCAGAAATTCGCGGAGTCGCGAACCGGCGAACTCGAGTCCCTCCACTCGATCGTGGGCAATCGTTTAGAAGGAGATTTCAGGTCTCGGCGGAGCAAGAGAAGGCGAACCACCTCCTTCAATAGCAAAGCCGCTAAGAGAAGGCGTAAAGTGCAGGGAAGGAACTTAGACgatgaaaagaagaaaaataaaaatgacaaCGAAAATATCAGCATTCCTCGTCGTATTCGTCGGAGAGCTCAAATGAGAATAAACCCTGAAGAGGGTTTTTCTGTTTCACAGGACGGGACAAAGAGGCTTAGGACCCACGTGTGGTATGCGAAGAGGTTCACCATGACAAAGCTCTGGGGTTATTATCTACCTCTGGGTCTTCACGGCAG TGGAAGGGGTTCTAGAGCTCTGTTGAAGTGGTTCAGAAATGCAGTTCTCATTCATGATGCAAGCTATAATGTTGCTGTTCAATTGGAGGGTCCCGAG GGTTCTTTATTGTCAATTCTAAGCACGGTGCTGGTGCCTTCTCCATCGGTTTGTCCTGGTGATGTTTCTAATTCTGTCATTTCTGGTGCCATCTATGATTATGCAGTG CTTCACCATATTGGTGCACCAGTTTCTAAGCCAATCGCTCCTGTAACATATATGTGGCGACCTTGTTCCTTGAGAAACAGGGATGGTGATGATGCTTCTATTAATGGTCTAGGATCTATGAAACCAGAGATTACAGAGTCCAGGTCTTCTTTTCGTCAACTTTGGGTCTGGATACACGCTTCTGCTTTTGATGAAGGATATGGTGCTCTTAAATTTGCTTGCGAGAAAGAG ATGGAAGAGAAGGACATATTGATCCATTGTTTTTCACGTGAGGGTCAGCTTGCAAAATTAGAAGTAATGGGATCAAAGGCATTTGAACTTCTTCAAAAGGCATTACCTGTTACTTG GATATCAGAGGATTCTCAGCAAGTAGAGAAACATTCAGTCGCTGAAGCTGACAATGGTTCTCAACTTAGAAAGAATTGTGTACTTCAAAATGAGGATCACATATCTTCTAAAGCAATGTTATCTCTTAGTGTCATGGATCCTCGAACAATAACAAAGAAAGGAATGATTCCTAATG TTCCAGGGAATGAAATTGGAGAACATACTGGCATAGCAGAAATTTCAGACAGGTGTAAAGAGTCATTCCCATTGAGCTCTGAACCTGGCAGCAATGGCACACTCACTAGCAGAAATTTGTGGGATGCTAGCTCTGGTGTCATTCCTCCTGTAGAAGAGAGTATTCTTTGCAAGGAGAAACATGAGCtgcaaaagaaattttttttcctTGATGGTCCAACTTCAACTGAGGTGCAATGCTCTAGATGTTGCCCTACTATGCTTCTCAAAGATAAGAACAAGGAGGGACTAGCTATTGG CTGGTCTGTTGTACTCCCCCTAAGTTGGGTCAGGGCGTTTTGGGTTCCTCTGGTCTCTAAGGGTGCTCATGCAATTGGTTTGAGGGAGAAGCACTGGGTTGCATGTGAA GTCGGTTTGCCTTGTTTTCCTTCAGATTTTCCAGATTGCAATGCTTATTCAAGCCTGAAAGCAACTGAAGCTGTTGCCTCTAATCTTAAAGAGGAACTTCACCCTTTATCAACACGGCCCTTGAGGGTTCCCATTCTACCACCATGGGATAGTGTCCGAGTAACTCTAAACAGACTACTCACGACAGTTGGAGATCCTATAATTTGTAGGGAAGGAAAACATGACGACAGTAATTCAACATCAAATATGGATAGTGCATCTTGTGACGCTAGATTACATGGTCACTGTACTTCACTAGACAGTTTTGTAGCAAGGACGTCTTCTTTGTTGACTAATTTCTTGAATGAAGTCAAAGGGGATCATTTGCTTCTATTTCCTCGAATAGCAAATAAGAAGAAATCATTTTCAAAGGTTGCGAAGGATGAAAGCAAGCTTGGGCAGGGTCAAAATGGAATTACCAACATTATTTGGAATCGTAAACTATGTTTCCTAAGGGTTCTTCTTCGGGCATACAAGGAAGGTTCTTTTGAAGAGGGGGCAGTTATTTGTGCACCTCGTCCCACTGATATATCATTGTGGACTTTAAG TTCAGTGAACATTGAGGGAGGACTTCAAATCCCCCAGTCTGCTGTAACATCATACTTCAAAGAAGAGTCTTCTGGCAAATGGGAACTTCAGATGCCAGAAGATACTACTGCAAGTGAATCTCATCGAATGCCAGTGGGCTTCGTCACAACTGGATTTGTCAGGGGGAG CAAGAAGCCAATGGCAGAAGCATTTTGTGAGGCGGTGTTACTTGCTCACCTTCGAAAAGAGCAATGGGATGATCCGGAAGTAAAGCGAAGAAAGAAAGAGATATATGTTCTTGTCCGGAATCTCCGATCCACAGCATATAGACTTGCTCTGGCCACTATTGTTCTGGAACATCAGGTTGAAGATGTAGAATTCCTGTGA
- the LOC133794963 gene encoding putative FBD-associated F-box protein At1g05080 yields the protein MVHLKKAKAIIEGRDKISDLPTFILHNILSLLPREDATRTCVLSKKWNCFSKFEFDERIFTEEVSSLTPEYLLKFCNFINVVDKSLRRFFHHQKAIHNNDKLIIQRFVLSVDIPSVDCTDALVSLVDEWIESVMDNGIRHLSLMVSIDYRPYYSLPKNTFQGKSINKFSFLERLALNSVYISDKIIRDITRNCPNIEFLSLYSCYGLKSIDISNLSKLKFCEVADNREHLSRVNINAPNLSTFSLEYFYQPPPPSDDPRLCCEMSLSCHNLKSLTLSQCSISDHTLHSNLSRLPLLESLNIDDCYMLCTIRISAPQLKSIRLCGRDNIKTINIIDAPSLSSFEYVAYNTNKNPLVFFSKSLQCPMEVVYEIDQYKKLDNSWFLKIREFLQVFCTDQSKTFQPYFKDCEVGFNLKELQEVGIPPPVKIENLGLKCLRVEESSTYCSSLFDGLLWSYHPKKISISSDSIPQRNCAKILYEKLVLARATRSKCCNSLNRKCWRHELKSVSMEISQWTEFEDEPRLLYWDQLPRTWPVLGDFGQVFFHLVWD from the exons ATGGTTCACCTTAAAAAAG CGAAAGCAATAATCGAAGGCAGAGACAAAATCTCAGACTTACCTACGTTTATATTGCACAATATATTGTCATTACTCCCAAGGGAAGATGCTACTAGAACTTGTGTTTTGTCTAAAAAGTGGAATTGTTTCTCAAAATTTGAATTCGATGAAAGAATTTTTACAGAAGAAGTATCTAGTTTGACGCCAGAGTATTTGTTGAAATTCTGTAACTTCATAAATGTAGTGGACAAGTCGTTGCGGAGATTCTTTCATCACCAAAAAGCCATCCATAATAATGATAAACTGATAATCCAAAGATTTGTTCTCTCGGTGGATATACCAAGTGTTGATTGTACTGATGCTCTGGTTTCATTGGTCGATGAGTGGATTGAATCAGTCATGGATAATGGTATCAGACATTTATCCTTGATGGTCTCCATAGATTATAGACCTTATTATTCTCTCCCTAAAAATACTTTTCAAGGAAAATCAATAAACAAATTTTCATTTTTGGAAAGGCTTGCACTCAACTCCGTTTATATAAGTGACAAAATTATCAGAGACATCACACGAAACTGCCCTAACATTGAGTTTTTAAGTCTATATTCCTGCTACGGACTGAAGTCTATTGATATTTCCAATCTTAGTAAACTCAAGTTTTGTGAAGTTGCTGATAATCGTGAACATTTGTCAAGAGTTAATATCAATGCACCAAATCTGAGCACCTTTTCTTTGGAGTATTTCTATCAGCCCCCACCACCGAGTGATGATCCACGACTTTGTTGTGAGATGAGTTTGAGTTGCCACAACCTCAAATCTTTAACGTTGTCCCAATGCAGCATCAGTGATCATACTCTTCATTCGAATCTTTCTAGGTTGCCTCTCCTAGAATCCCTAAACATTGATGATTGCTACATGTTGTGTACGATAAGGATCTCAGCACCACAACTCAAGTCTATTCGTCTTTGTGGACGTGACAACATCAAAACTATTAATATTATTGATGCTCCCTCACTTTCATCATTTGAATACGTAGCTTATAACACTAATAAAAACCCGCTTGTATTCTTCTCCAAGAGTCTCCAATGTCCGATGGAAGTTGTTTATGAGATTGACCAATACAAGAAGCTTGACAATTCTTGGTTTCTCAAGATAAGGGAATTTCTTCAGGTTTTCTGTACTGATCAGAGTAAAACATTCCAGCCATATTTCAAAGACTGCGag GTTGGCTTTAATCTTAAAGAGTTACAAGAAGTTGGTATTCCTCCGCCAGTCAAAATTGAGAACTTAGGGCTGAAATGTTTGAGAGTTGAAGAATCATCAACCTATTGTTCAAGTCTCTTTGATGGCCTGCTCTGGAGTTATCATCCGAAGAAAATATCTATTTCCTCCGATTCCATACCCCAAAGAAACTGCGCAAAG ATTCTATATGAAAAACTGGTATTGGCGAGAGCAACAAGGTCGAAATGCTGCAATTCTCTTAACAGAAAATGTTGGCGGCATGAGTTGAAAAGTGTAAGCATGGAGATCTCTCAATGGACGGAGTTTGAAGATGAGCCGCGGCTTCTTTATTGGGACCAGTTGCCGCGTACATGGCCAGTGCTTGGAGATTTCGGTCAAGTATTCTTCCATTTGGTCTGGGATTAA
- the LOC133794400 gene encoding uncharacterized protein LOC133794400, translating into MATMPSHGLRHLYSTHPWKKTFRLSTSMASLSSSFTEDSEQTESNAEPSSAKSSPYFPKRNQTLELVCESLAFKGKGLCKVEDTGFVVLCDRALPGERFIGRVTRKKGNYAEVTKLKTLSPHWDLVDAPCEYASYCGGCKTQNLSYEAQLRAKEQQVHDLVIHVGKFSQSELESLRIMKPIVPCDIQFHYRNKMEFSFGSAKWLPKESLAEKQEGDNNYALGLHAPGFFDKVLDVNKCLLQSEPANMVLAAIQDCWRDADLGLSPYNVRSHVGFLKHLMLRSGRNLKNGLPELMVNFVTSSYKPELLKPLVERVTAVPEVVSVVNNVNTSVGNTSVGEQEYTLYGKSNITEILRGLTFQISANSFFQTNTRQAEVLYRLIEDCASLRGDGSEIVLDLFCGTGTIGLTLARRVKHVYGYEVVPQAISDARLNAELNGIHNATFVQGDLNKIDENFGNNFPRPDIVISDPNRPGMHMKLVKFLLKLKAPQIIYVSCNPATCARDLDYLCHGVTEKNIKGCYKLKSLQPVDMFPHTPHIECVCLLELCDSPS; encoded by the exons ATGGCAACCATGCCGAGCCACGGCCTCAGGCACTTGTACTCGACGCATCCATGGAAGAAAACGTTTCGGTTATCCACTTCAATGGCTTCTCTGTCTTCTTCTTTCACCGAAGACTCGGAACAAACCGAGTCCAACGCCGAACCATCTAGTGCAAAATCCAGCCCGTATTTTCCGAAGCGAAACCAGACGCTGGAACTGGTTTGCGAGTCATTGGCTTTCAAAGGGAAGGGTCTATGCAAGGTGGAGGATACTGGGTTTGTTGTATTGTGTGACCGTGCACTCCCTGGTGAGCGCTTCATTGGGCGTGTTACTCGCAAGAAGGGGAACTATGCTGAG GTAACTAAGTTAAAGACATTATCTCCACACTGGGACCTTGTGGATGCTCCTTGCGAGTACGCTTCTTACTGTGGAGGCTGCAAAACGCAAAATTTGTCCTATGAGGCACAACTCCGAGCTAAGGAGCAACAAGTCCATGATTTGGTGATACATGTTGGCAAATTTTCTCAGTCCGAACTGGAATCTTTAAGGATCATGAAGCCCATTGTTCCTTGTGACATCCAGTTTCATTACAGGAATAAG ATGGAGTTTTCATTTGGTTCTGCAAAATGGCTACCTAAAGAATCACTTGCAGAAAAACAAGAGGGAGATAACAATTATGCACTGGGACTGCATGCTCCTGGATTTTTTGATAAGGTCCTAGACGTCAATAAGTGCTTGCTGCAGAGCGAGCCTGCCAATATG GTTCTTGCTGCTATCCAAGATTGTTGGAGAGATGCAGATTTAGGTCTCTCTCCTTATAATGTTCGCTCTCATGTTGGTTTTCTTAAGCATCTAATGCTAAGATCGGGAAG GAATTTGAAGAATGGTCTTCCCGAACTCATGGTTAATTTTGTGACGTCATCTTACAAGCCAGAACTGCTGAAGCCTTTGGTTGAAAGAGTTACAGCTGTCCCTGAAGTG GTGAGTGTCGTGAATAATGTTAATACTTCTGTTGGTAACACATCAGTGGGTGAGCAAGAGTACACTTTATATGGGAAATCAAATATCACAGAAATATTAAGAGGGCTTACTTTTCAAATATCAGCCAACTCTTTCTTCCAGACAAATACTCGTCAG GCTGAAGTTCTATACAGACTTATAGAGGACTGTGCTAGTCTAAGGGGAGATGGCTCAGAGATTGTTCTTGACTTATTTTGTGGGACTGGCACCATAGGTCTGACTCTTGCAAGAAG GGTCAAACATGTTTATGGGTACGAAGTAGTTCCTCAAGCAATCTCAGATGCTCGTCTGAACGCTGAGCTGAATGGCATCCATAATGCGACTTTTGTGCAAGGAGATCTAAATAAAATTGATGAAAATTTTGGGAACAATTTTCCCAGACCTGACATTGTTATTTCAG ATCCAAATCGACCGGGAATGCACATGAAGTTGGTTAAATTCCTCCTGAAGCTCAAGGCACCTCAAATAATTTATGTGTCATGTAATCCTGCAACCTGTGCTCGCGATCTTGATTACCTCTGTCACGGAGTG ACGGAGAAAAATATAAAAGGTTGCTACAAGCTAAAGAGTCTACAGCCAGTAGACATGTTCCCACACACTCCTCATATCGAATGTGTATGTCTATTGGAGCTCTGTGATAGTCCCAGTTAA
- the LOC133794401 gene encoding small ribosomal subunit protein eS30z/eS30y/eS30x produces MGKVHGSLARAGKVRGQTPKVAKQDKKKKPRGRAHKRMQYNRRFVTAVVGFGKKRGPNSSEK; encoded by the exons ATGG GTAAGGTTCACGGTTCGTTGGCACGTGCCGGAAAGGTCAGGGGTCAGACCCCCAAGGTGGCCAAGCAAGACAAGAAGAAGAAGCCCAGAGGCCGCGCTCACAAGCGTATGCAGTACAACCGGAGATTCGTCACCGCCG TTGTTGGATTTGGAAAGAAGCGGGGACCCAACTCCTCAGAGAAGTAA